From the genome of Candidatus Rokuibacteriota bacterium:
GCCAGAAGGGGCAGTACGTCTTCGTGGTCAAGCCGGACTCGACCGTCGAGTCGCGCCCGGTCGTGGTCGCCTTCGCGAGCGGGCCGTTCACGATCGTGCGTCAGGGGGTGCAGGTCGGCGAGCGCGTGGTGACGGACGGCCAGCTACGCCTGGTCACCGGCACGCGCGTGGACGTCAAGCCCGCGGGGCCGGCGAGTCCGACCAGCCCCGCGCCAGCGCAAACCAGCCCCGCGCCAGCGCCCACCAGCCCCGCGCCCGCGCCCAAATGAACACCGATCTCTTCATCCGCCGGCCAGTGATGACGACGCTCCTCATGGCGAGCCTCCTGATCTTCGGCGCCATGGCGTACCGGCAGCTGCCGGTGAGCGACCTGCCCAACGTGGACTTCCCGGTCATCCAGGTCGCCGCGAGCCTGCCCGGCGCCAGCCCGGACACCATGGCCTCCGCCGTCGCGACGCCGCTCGAGCGGCAGTTCTCGACGATCGCGGGCATCGACTCGATGACGTCCACCAGCGCCCTCGGCCTGACGCAGATCACGGTCGTGTTTACCCTCGACCGGAACATCGACGGGGCGGCCCAGGACATCCAGGCGGCGATCGCGGTCGCGGCGCCGCTCCTGCCGCCCGGCATGCCCACGCCGCCGTCGTACAAGAAGGTCAACCCGGCCGACCAGCCGGTCCTGTACCTCTCGCTCAGCTCGCTGACGCTCCCGCTGTACACCGTGGACGAGTACGCCCAGACCATGCTGGCGCAGCGGATCTCGACCATCAGCGGCGTCGCCCAGGTGCAGGTCTTCGGCTCGCAGAAGTACGCGGTGCGCGTCCAGCTCGACCCGCGCGCCATGGCGACGCTCGGCGTCGGCATCGACGAGGTGCAGCAGGCGATCGCCCAATCCAACGTCAATCTTCCCACCGGCACAATCTACGGCCAGTACCAGTCCTTCAACGTCCAGGCGACGGGCCAGCTGACGAACGCCGCCGCCTTCCGGCCGCTCATCGTCGCATACCGGAACGGCTCGCCGATCAGGCTGGAGCAGCTCGGCGCCGTGCTCGACAGCGTCCAGACCGACAAGGTCGCCTCCTGGTACAACGACGAACGCTCGGTCATCCTGGCCATCCAGCGCCAGCCCGGCACCAACACCATCGAGGTGGTGGACTCGATCAAGAAGATCCTCCCGAGCTTCCAGGCCCAGCTGCCGGCCTCCATCAACCTCAACATCCTCTACGACCGCTCGGTGTCCATCCGCGCCTCGGTCGGCGAGGTCCAGTTCACGCTCCTGCTGGCGATCGCGCTCGTGGTGTTGGTGATCTTCCTCTTCTTGAGAAATGTCTCGGCGACGATCATCCCGAGCCTGGCCCTGCCGATGTCCATCATCGGCACCTTTGCCGGCATGTACGCGCTCGGCTACACGATCGACAACCTCTCGCTCATGGCGCTGACGCTGTGCGTGGGGTTCGTCGTGGACGACGCTATCGTGGTGCTCGAGAACATCATCCGGCACATGGAGCACGGCATGGAGCGCATGCAGGCGGCGCTCCTGGGCTCGCGCGAGATCGGCTTCACCATCATCTCGATGACGCTGGCGCTGGCGGCCGTGTTCATCCCGGTGCTCTTCATGGGCGGCGTGGTGGGCCGCCTGCTCCACGAGTTCGCCTCCGTCATCGTCATCGCCGTCCTGGTCTCAGGCGTCGTGTCGCTCACGCTGACGCCGATGCTCTGCAGCCGCTTCCTCAAGCCGCCGACCGCCTCGCACGGAAGGATCTACCGCGCCTCCGAGCGCGTCTTCGCCGGCATGCTGGCCGCCTACCGGGGGACGCTCGAGGTGGTGCTCCGCCATCCGCAGGCGACGATCGGCGTCTTCGTGGCGACGATCGTGGGGACGGGGTGGCTCTTCATGGCCGTCCCGAAGGGCTTCATCCCCGACGAGGACACGGGGCAGATCTTCGCCTTCACGGAAGGCGCGCAGGATATCTCCTTCGACAGCATGATGGCGCACCAGCGGGAAGCCGCCGCCATCGTGCTGAAGCAGCCGTACGTCTCCTCCTTCATGTCGTCGATGGGGGCCAGCAACACGAGCGTCGTGCCGAACACGGGGCGGTTCTTCATCCGCCTCAAGCCGCGCGCGGAGCGGCCCGGCGTGGACGAGATCATCCAGGAGCTGCGCGCCAAGCTCACCGGCATCCCCGGTTTCACCGTGTACCCACAGAAGCTGCCGACGATACGGATCGGCGGCAACCTGACCAAGGCCGCCTACCAGTACACGCTCCAGGACGCCGACGCGGCCGACCTCTACAAGTGGGCGCCGGTGCTCCTCGACAAGGTCCGCGGGCTGCCGGGCTTCCTCGACGTCAACTCGGACCTGCAGGTGACGAGCCCGCAGGTGCTGGTCGAGATCGACCGCGACCGCGCCTCGGCGATGGGCGTCACCGCCTCGCAGATCGAGGCCGCGCTCAACAACGCCTACGGCGCGCCCCAGGTCTCCACGATCTACACGCCGACCAACCAGTACTGGGTGATGATGGAGCTCCTGCCCCGGTTCAAGGACGACCCCGACGCGCTCGGCATGCTCTACATCCGGTCGACTTCGGGCAAGCTCGTGCCGCTCAGCGCCGTCGCCAAGCTCACGCGCTCCGTGGGCCCGCTCACGGTCAACCACCTGGGTCAGCTGCCGGCCGTGACGATCTCCTTCAACCTCAAGCCCGGCGTGCCGCTGGGCGACGCCGTCGCGGAGATCCGCGGGCTCGAGCGCGAGCTGCGACTGCCGGCGACGCTGACGACGACCTTCCAGGGCACGGCGCAGGCCTTCCAGTCCTCGGTCAAGGGCCTGGGGCTCCTCCTCTTGGCAGCGGTCCTCGTGATTTATCTGATCCTGGGCATCCTCTACGAAAGCTTCATCCACCCGCTGACGATCCTTTCCGGCCTGCCGTCTGCGGCGATGGGGGCGCTTCTGACGCTCCTCATCTTCCACGAGGAGCTGAACCTCTACGGCTTCGTCGGCATCATCATGCTGGTCGGCATCGTGAAGAAAAACGCCATCATGATGATCGACTTCGCGATCGTCGCCCAGCGCGAGGGCAAATCCCCCCGTGTGGCGATCTTCCAGGGGTGCCTGCTCCGCTTCCGCCCGATCATGATGACGACGATGGCGGCGCTCATGGCGACGCTGCCGATCGCGGTCGGCGTCGGGGCGGGCAGCGACGCCCGGCGGACGCTGGGCCTCTCGGTGGTGGGCGGGCTCATCCTCTCCCAGCTCCTGACGCTCTACATCACGCCCGTGATCTACCTCCAGCTCGAGGGCCTGCGCGAGCGCGTGGGCGGCTGGCGGGATTTGTGGCGGCGGATGCGCCCGGCGCGGCCGGAGGCGCTGCAGCTGCCCTCCTCGGGCGCCGCGGGCAAGTAGCCCGCAGCCGAGAAAGGGAACGAAGAGCTACTGGACCGGGGCCTTGGGCGCGACCGACACGCCGATGGCGCCGGTCTTCTGGATCGCTTGGGCGACCAGCCCAGAGGTTTTTGCCTCCTCGACGAAGCCGCGAAGATACGTCACGCCGGCGTCGCGGCCCTTCGGGATGCCCACGGCCTGCTGCACCGCCATGAACCGGCCATCGAGGATGCGCGATCCGGGCAGCTTCGCGGCGGGCGTTATGAGCGCCTGCCTCAACCCGGCGAGCGCTTCCACCTGTCCCGAAACCAGCAGGGCGATGGCCGCGTCGGCGCCTTGCGCCCGCACCAGCTGGGCGCGCTTCAGGCTCCGGGTGAGGAACAGCTCATACGCGGCCCTGGCCGGCGCGGCGACGCGCACGCCGTCACGGTCAACGTCGGCGATGGCGTGCAGCGGCGACCCGGCCGGCACCAGGTAGGTCGCCTCGAGCTCCACGTAGGCGGCGGTGAAGCTGATCTCGGCCGCGCGGGCCGGATCGGCCCCGAGGAACGCGATATCCCACGCGCCAGCCTTGGCTCCGTCGACCATCGTGCCGACGCTGTCGTACG
Proteins encoded in this window:
- a CDS encoding efflux RND transporter permease subunit, whose protein sequence is MNTDLFIRRPVMTTLLMASLLIFGAMAYRQLPVSDLPNVDFPVIQVAASLPGASPDTMASAVATPLERQFSTIAGIDSMTSTSALGLTQITVVFTLDRNIDGAAQDIQAAIAVAAPLLPPGMPTPPSYKKVNPADQPVLYLSLSSLTLPLYTVDEYAQTMLAQRISTISGVAQVQVFGSQKYAVRVQLDPRAMATLGVGIDEVQQAIAQSNVNLPTGTIYGQYQSFNVQATGQLTNAAAFRPLIVAYRNGSPIRLEQLGAVLDSVQTDKVASWYNDERSVILAIQRQPGTNTIEVVDSIKKILPSFQAQLPASINLNILYDRSVSIRASVGEVQFTLLLAIALVVLVIFLFLRNVSATIIPSLALPMSIIGTFAGMYALGYTIDNLSLMALTLCVGFVVDDAIVVLENIIRHMEHGMERMQAALLGSREIGFTIISMTLALAAVFIPVLFMGGVVGRLLHEFASVIVIAVLVSGVVSLTLTPMLCSRFLKPPTASHGRIYRASERVFAGMLAAYRGTLEVVLRHPQATIGVFVATIVGTGWLFMAVPKGFIPDEDTGQIFAFTEGAQDISFDSMMAHQREAAAIVLKQPYVSSFMSSMGASNTSVVPNTGRFFIRLKPRAERPGVDEIIQELRAKLTGIPGFTVYPQKLPTIRIGGNLTKAAYQYTLQDADAADLYKWAPVLLDKVRGLPGFLDVNSDLQVTSPQVLVEIDRDRASAMGVTASQIEAALNNAYGAPQVSTIYTPTNQYWVMMELLPRFKDDPDALGMLYIRSTSGKLVPLSAVAKLTRSVGPLTVNHLGQLPAVTISFNLKPGVPLGDAVAEIRGLERELRLPATLTTTFQGTAQAFQSSVKGLGLLLLAAVLVIYLILGILYESFIHPLTILSGLPSAAMGALLTLLIFHEELNLYGFVGIIMLVGIVKKNAIMMIDFAIVAQREGKSPRVAIFQGCLLRFRPIMMTTMAALMATLPIAVGVGAGSDARRTLGLSVVGGLILSQLLTLYITPVIYLQLEGLRERVGGWRDLWRRMRPARPEALQLPSSGAAGK
- a CDS encoding transporter substrate-binding domain-containing protein codes for the protein MAAGASTPQVPPPARAELAPTGKLRAGINYGNVIVARKDKATGESTGVAIDLARELAKRLGVPVEIVAYDSVGTMVDGAKAGAWDIAFLGADPARAAEISFTAAYVELEATYLVPAGSPLHAIADVDRDGVRVAAPARAAYELFLTRSLKRAQLVRAQGADAAIALLVSGQVEALAGLRQALITPAAKLPGSRILDGRFMAVQQAVGIPKGRDAGVTYLRGFVEEAKTSGLVAQAIQKTGAIGVSVAPKAPVQ